The genomic window CTAATTGCGCCCCTGTTAAGTAATCACCCACTTCCGCACTACTTTCATCAGTCACTGATGGATCGACCGTGTCTAAGTGAAACTGTGAATCCGTCGCAACTGATAACGTCCAGCCTGCAAAGTTCCCACGAGTATCAGTTACCTGTACATAGTTCTCAGCAGTTTTTCCACTAGCAAACGCTTGAGGATGTGCATAATAAGTTTCTTCTTTTGACGAAATCGACTGTTTACCAAACGCCAAAGATGATGCAAAGTCAATCGATAATGGTCCACCTGTACCAGGTCCAGGAGGATTTGTCGGGTCAGTCGGATCGATCGGTACTACCGGAATACTTGTATCTGGATCTTCTGGATCAACCGGCGGTGTAACAGTCGTCCCTTGTTTGAATTCAACCGAAGATTTTGAATCATACTGTCCAGCTGTAGCTGCACTGACAAACGTGGTGCCGTATGTAGAAATTATCCCAACGCCGGCAATAATTGCTAAAGAATATTTTTTTATATTTCTCATTTTTAAGACCTATGTTCCTTTCTTTTTCGCTTAAACGATTGTTTTATTTAAGCTCAGTTTCCAGTACAAAATGATGCTTGCTACTATTGTGATCAAAGATAAAAGATACAATCCCTCATTGGAAGCATCACCGGCAGCCGGTATTTTTATTTGTTCATCTGGAGAAGTGGAAAGAATAAGTTTCTCATCTTCTGTTAAATCGTCCGAATCAGGAAAAATCGTCTTTTCATATTTACCATAAAAACCCGTCTCACCATAACTTCCATAGTTTTCTGTATCTGCCTTACCAATCGTTGCGTTACTAGTCAGCAACAGCAAAATCAAAACCAAAGAAGCGATTCCTTTTCGTCTCCCTATAAACAGCTTTTCCTACCTCCCTCTTAGAACTGCGTTTATCATACCTTCCCCTATTTTTCACTTCATCTTATTTTTATTTCAGTTCCTGAAAAAAAATTAAACAACAAAACGCACGCGTAAAAATCCTTGGAAAAATATACAACATTTTATCGATCCACTCTTATATAAATTTTGAAAAAAAATATAAAATAACCATTTTAGTTGTATAATCAAGTGGATAACTATAGTTTTTTTATAAATTAAATAATTTTAAACTACTTAAAAACTAAATTTAATTGGTATTATCCAATTTATTATTATTAAAAACAGTCGTACGTATCGATTAGAAAAAATAATGAAAATAATGAAAAAAAGAATGGGAAAATTAATTTTTACCAACAGGATAGATAACTGGTGATAGAAATTAATTCTTCCATTAAATGATGTTTTTTGTGGGGATTGGTGGAGATTTGTGATTGGGTGGTTTTTGTTTATGCGTCTTGAAAAATAAAAATATAGGTACGGTATTTGTTTGTTGTGATATTCTAAAGAAGGAAATATCTTCAATTTCGAGAGTTCTCAGTTTTTGTTTTTATTGTAAGCTATACCATTGTTTTACTCATTAAAAATACTAATCGTTATATTAACTATAAAAATATTATTCA from Enterococcus sp. DIV1094 includes these protein-coding regions:
- a CDS encoding WxL domain-containing protein, coding for MRNIKKYSLAIIAGVGIISTYGTTFVSAATAGQYDSKSSVEFKQGTTVTPPVDPEDPDTSIPVVPIDPTDPTNPPGPGTGGPLSIDFASSLAFGKQSISSKEETYYAHPQAFASGKTAENYVQVTDTRGNFAGWTLSVATDSQFHLDTVDPSVTDESSAEVGDYLTGAQLAFSGGHVNTEKGTDPSIYPEEVKTEMYTVSPAATVIVSADKNQGMGTWIYGLGKPTDYDSTATTGDAVATKSPITLCVPGATVKKAGIYTTNLNWTLSDIPAN